In the Deltaproteobacteria bacterium GWC2_65_14 genome, TGATCGCGTACCCCTCCTCCGGGTCGGTCCGCAGGTAGATCCGGAGGGAGGCCTGGGGCGATTCCGGGATCACGCGGTAGTTCTTCACGAACCCCTCATCCTTCAGGATCCGGGCGATATGCTCCAGGACGCGCGTGGAGGGAAGCTCCACCTGTTCGAAACGGGCCATCTGGGCGTTCCGGATCCGGGCAAGCAGGTTGGAAATATGATCGTTGATCGCCATGGCCCTCTCCTACCAGCTCGCCTTGATCACGCCGGGGAGTTCCCCCCGGAGTGCCAGCTCCCGGAGACAGATCCGGCAGAGTTTGAACTTCCGGTAGTAGGCGCGCGGCCTGCCGCACCTCGGGCACCGGTTGTATCTGCGGACCTGGAACTTCGGGGTCCGTTTTGCCTTGGCGATGATCGATTTCTTGGCCAAATCCTCTCCTCCCCTGGCGTCTATGCCCGGAACGGCATTCCGAGGAGGCGGAGCAGCTCCATCCCCTCCTCGTCGGTGCGCGCCGAGGTCACGATCGTGATGTTCATCCCCTTGATCTTGTCGATCTTGTCGTAGTTGATCTCCGGGAAGATGATCTGTTCCCGGATGCCCAGCGTGTAGTTCCCCCGACCGTCGAACCCCTTCGGGGAAACTCCCTTGAAGTCGCGGACGCGGGGGAGGGCCACCCCCACCAGCTTGTCGAGGAAATAGTACATCCGGTCCCGGCGGAGGGTCACCTTCACCCCGATCGGGACCCCGGCGCGGAGCTTGAAGTTCGAAATGCTCTTCCGGGCCTTCGTGATGACCGGCTTCTGCCCCGTGACGAGGCCGAGTTCCTCGGAGGCGGACTCCAGGACCTTCACGTTCTCGATCGCCTCGCCCAGCCCCATGTTCACGACGACCTTCGTCAGCCGCGGGACCTGCATGGGGTTCCGGTAGCGGAACTTCTCCCGCATCTTCGGAACGACTTCCGTGTTGTAGTGCTCCTGCAGTCTGGCCATGACCTCTCACCCCGCCCCCCATGGAAGGGGGGATCCGCTATTTTTTCCTCGCCTCGATCGTGTCGCCGCAGCGCTTGCACGCCCGGCTCTTGGTCCCTTCCGCGTCGAACCGCATCGCGATCCGCGTCGGCTTGTTGCACTTGTCGCACATCACCAGGATGTTCGAATAGGCCAGGGGGGCCTCCTTCTCGAGGATCCCCCCCTGGGGGTTCTTCTGCCCCGGCTTCGCATGTCGCTTTACCATGTTGATCTTTTCGACGGTGACCCGCCTGTTCTCCAGGTTCACCTTCAGGACCCGCCCGATCTTCCCCTTCTCCTTCCCGGAGATGACCTTCACGATGTCGTTCTTCCGGATGTGCAGTGTCGTCTCGGCCATCGTTTCCCCTCCCTCCCGGGCTACAGGACTTCCGGCGCCAGGGAGATGATCTTCATGAACTTCTTCGCGCGCAGCTCCCGGGCGACCGGGCCGAAGATCCGGGTTCCCACCGGCTCGTTCTGGGGGTTGATGAGCACGGCCGAGTTCTGGTCGAACTTCAGGTAGCTCCCGTCGGGGCGCCCGATCTCCTTCGTCGTGCGGACGACGACCGCCTTGTAGACGTCCCCCTTCTTCACCTTCGCGTGGGGGATCGCCTCCTTCACGCTGACCACGATGATGTCGCCGACGCTCGCGTACCGCCTCCGGCTTCCCCCGAGCACCTTGATGCAGCAAAGGCGTTTCGCGCCGGAGTTGTCGGCGGCATCCAGCATTGTCTGCATTTGGATCATGGCGTACGCTCCCCGTTCGGACGGTTATCGGACCACGGGCCGCTCGATCAGTCGGGAGACCCTCCAGCACTTCTCCTTGCTCAGGGGCCGGGTCTCGACGATCTCGACCTTGTCGCCGGTGTGGTACTCGTTGTTCTCGTCGTGCGCCTTGTAGGTGGTCCGGCGCTTCGTAAACTTCTTGTAGACGGGGTGCTGCACGACCCGCTCCACCTGCACCACCACGGTCTTGTCCATCCGGTCTCTCAGGACGATGCCGACCTTGGTCTTGCGAATCCCACGGCTCTTCACGGTCTTCTCCGCCTCCATCTTATCCGGCCTCCCCTTCCGCCTTCTGGCGCAGGTAGGTGATCACGCGGGCGAGATCCTTCCTGCGGTTTCGTATCAGCATCTTG is a window encoding:
- a CDS encoding 30S ribosomal protein S8; this translates as MAINDHISNLLARIRNAQMARFEQVELPSTRVLEHIARILKDEGFVKNYRVIPESPQASLRIYLRTDPEEGYAIKGMKRVSRPGRRVYVAKDAIPTVKSGFGVSILSTSKGVMTGEKAKKLAIGGELLCQVW
- a CDS encoding 30S ribosomal protein S14 type Z; translation: MAKKSIIAKAKRTPKFQVRRYNRCPRCGRPRAYYRKFKLCRICLRELALRGELPGVIKASW
- a CDS encoding 50S ribosomal protein L5, giving the protein MARLQEHYNTEVVPKMREKFRYRNPMQVPRLTKVVVNMGLGEAIENVKVLESASEELGLVTGQKPVITKARKSISNFKLRAGVPIGVKVTLRRDRMYYFLDKLVGVALPRVRDFKGVSPKGFDGRGNYTLGIREQIIFPEINYDKIDKIKGMNITIVTSARTDEEGMELLRLLGMPFRA
- a CDS encoding 50S ribosomal protein L24; this translates as MAETTLHIRKNDIVKVISGKEKGKIGRVLKVNLENRRVTVEKINMVKRHAKPGQKNPQGGILEKEAPLAYSNILVMCDKCNKPTRIAMRFDAEGTKSRACKRCGDTIEARKK
- a CDS encoding 50S ribosomal protein L14: MIQMQTMLDAADNSGAKRLCCIKVLGGSRRRYASVGDIIVVSVKEAIPHAKVKKGDVYKAVVVRTTKEIGRPDGSYLKFDQNSAVLINPQNEPVGTRIFGPVARELRAKKFMKIISLAPEVL
- a CDS encoding 30S ribosomal protein S17; translated protein: MEAEKTVKSRGIRKTKVGIVLRDRMDKTVVVQVERVVQHPVYKKFTKRRTTYKAHDENNEYHTGDKVEIVETRPLSKEKCWRVSRLIERPVVR